One genomic region from Blattabacterium cuenoti encodes:
- the lipB gene encoding lipoyl(octanoyl) transferase LipB, whose protein sequence is MLFFEDLGKKEYEETWKYQKKLFDEIIQKKVNNISSQKAGYFLFVEHPHVYTIGKNGKRDKHLLVSSDFLEKIDATCYQTDRGGDITYHGPGQLIGYPILNMDYFFTDIHKYLRLLEEVIIHFLWKNYGIKGERKKGKTGVWFHNHVKNGKSRKICAIGIRMSRWVTMHGFALNVNTDLRYFDYIIPCGIYDQEVTSLKKELKKNDISFQEVKLMVKKSFQEIFDVEFIPMSKKLDQ, encoded by the coding sequence ATACTTTTTTTCGAAGACTTAGGAAAAAAAGAATATGAAGAAACTTGGAAATATCAGAAAAAATTATTTGATGAGATTATTCAAAAAAAAGTAAATAACATTTCTTCTCAAAAAGCCGGATATTTTCTATTTGTAGAACACCCCCATGTATATACTATAGGTAAAAATGGAAAAAGAGATAAACATTTATTGGTTTCATCAGATTTTTTAGAAAAAATAGATGCAACTTGTTATCAAACCGACAGAGGAGGTGATATCACCTACCATGGACCTGGACAATTGATAGGATATCCCATTCTAAATATGGATTATTTTTTTACGGATATTCATAAATATCTTCGTCTTTTAGAAGAAGTGATAATCCATTTTTTATGGAAAAATTATGGAATCAAGGGAGAACGAAAAAAAGGAAAAACAGGAGTATGGTTTCATAATCATGTAAAAAACGGAAAATCAAGAAAAATATGTGCAATAGGAATTAGAATGAGTCGTTGGGTAACGATGCACGGATTTGCTTTAAATGTCAATACAGATTTACGATATTTTGATTATATTATTCCTTGTGGGATTTACGATCAAGAAGTAACTTCTTTGAAAAAAGAATTAAAAAAGAATGATATCTCTTTTCAAGAGGTAAAACTCATGGTCAAAAAATCTTTTCAAGAAATTTTTGATGTAGAATTCATACCTATGTCAAAAAAATTGGATCAATAA
- the mtaB gene encoding tRNA (N(6)-L-threonylcarbamoyladenosine(37)-C(2))-methylthiotransferase MtaB codes for MVKKKVAFYTMGCKLNYAETSTIARKFSDLYYQHVPFKSYADIYVINSCSVTKNAEIEFRHIVRSAMNQNSQAFIIAVGCYAQLDSKKVSSIVGVDLVLGSDEKFKIIDYLDRELLKKSHSKIISNTKTKNAYFPSFSVGDRTRSFLKIQDGCDYKCSYCIIPISRGASRSESIENILKNIRFLFQNGVKEIVLTGINIGDYGKKIYGVNRRLYTFFDLIQAIDQIKEKGRIRLSSIEPNLLKNECIEFLSKSKHFVPHFHIPLQSGSNDILEKMQRRYRRELYQEKVKQIRWFIPDAYIGSDVIVGFPGETHKHFLETYHFLKKLEISSLHIFTYSPRPNTKSITIQGHVSKKIQWKRNQILRNLSNKKYRFFCERQIHTKKTVLFEKNSTNQEYLYGYTENYIRTKIPLNSSNLLYKNTLQNVFITKIDKDGIMIAEPIINKF; via the coding sequence ATGGTAAAAAAAAAAGTAGCATTTTATACAATGGGGTGTAAACTCAATTACGCGGAGACCTCTACTATAGCAAGAAAATTTTCGGATTTATATTATCAACATGTTCCTTTCAAGAGTTATGCAGATATTTATGTAATCAATAGTTGTTCTGTTACAAAAAATGCAGAAATTGAATTTAGACATATTGTACGTTCTGCTATGAATCAAAATTCACAAGCTTTTATTATAGCAGTAGGATGTTATGCTCAACTGGATTCTAAAAAAGTTTCTTCTATCGTTGGAGTTGATCTAGTTTTAGGTTCTGACGAAAAATTCAAAATCATAGATTATCTTGATCGAGAATTATTGAAAAAATCTCATTCAAAAATTATTTCAAATACAAAGACAAAAAATGCTTATTTTCCATCGTTTTCTGTTGGAGATAGAACTCGTTCTTTTTTAAAAATACAGGATGGATGTGATTATAAGTGTAGTTATTGCATTATTCCCATATCAAGAGGAGCCTCTCGTTCTGAGAGTATAGAAAATATATTGAAAAATATTAGGTTTCTTTTTCAAAACGGAGTGAAAGAAATCGTTTTAACAGGTATCAATATTGGAGATTATGGAAAGAAAATATATGGAGTAAATCGTCGTTTGTATACATTTTTTGATTTAATACAAGCTATAGATCAAATCAAAGAAAAAGGAAGAATACGTTTATCTTCTATAGAACCTAATTTATTGAAAAATGAATGTATTGAATTTTTGTCTAAAAGCAAACATTTTGTTCCTCATTTTCATATTCCTTTACAATCTGGAAGCAATGATATATTGGAAAAAATGCAAAGACGTTATAGACGAGAACTTTATCAAGAAAAAGTAAAACAAATCCGATGGTTCATACCAGATGCTTATATAGGTTCAGATGTTATTGTTGGATTTCCTGGAGAAACACATAAACATTTTTTGGAAACTTATCATTTTTTGAAAAAATTAGAAATTTCATCTCTGCACATATTTACTTATTCTCCTCGACCAAATACGAAATCTATCACAATACAGGGACATGTATCTAAAAAAATACAATGGAAACGGAATCAAATCTTGAGAAATCTTTCAAACAAAAAATATCGTTTTTTTTGCGAAAGACAAATTCATACGAAGAAAACCGTTTTATTTGAAAAAAATTCTACAAATCAAGAATATTTATATGGATATACAGAAAATTATATTAGAACTAAGATTCCATTGAATTCATCCAATTTATTATATAAAAACACATTACAAAATGTGTTTATAACAAAAATAGATAAAGATGGAATTATGATAGCCGAACCCATTATCAATAAATTCTGA
- a CDS encoding peroxiredoxin, translating into MKTLISRKAPNFTASAVLNGKDIVQNFTLEQFYGKKYVLLFFYPKDFTFVCPTEIYAFQEKIKDFETRNVQIIAVSTDTEQSHWAWLQMPKEKGGIDGVTYPIVSDINKTISHNYGVLSGNWICNHDEGLKEATGELIAYRGLFLIDKEGIIRHLLINDFPLGRNVHEAIRMIDALQYYEKNGEVCPANWTKGKKAMKASHSGIIDYFSS; encoded by the coding sequence ATGAAGACATTAATTTCAAGAAAAGCGCCTAATTTTACGGCTAGTGCCGTATTAAATGGAAAAGATATTGTACAAAATTTTACTTTAGAACAATTTTATGGAAAAAAGTATGTTTTACTTTTCTTCTATCCTAAAGATTTTACTTTTGTATGCCCTACAGAAATTTATGCATTTCAAGAAAAAATAAAGGATTTTGAGACTAGAAATGTACAAATTATTGCTGTATCTACGGACACAGAACAATCTCATTGGGCTTGGTTGCAGATGCCAAAAGAAAAAGGTGGAATAGATGGGGTTACTTACCCTATTGTTTCTGATATTAATAAAACCATATCTCATAACTATGGAGTTTTGTCTGGAAATTGGATTTGCAATCATGATGAAGGATTGAAAGAAGCAACGGGAGAACTTATTGCTTACAGAGGATTATTTTTAATAGATAAAGAAGGTATTATACGACATCTTTTAATTAATGATTTTCCTTTAGGTAGAAATGTGCATGAAGCTATTCGTATGATAGATGCTCTTCAATATTATGAAAAAAATGGAGAAGTGTGCCCAGCAAATTGGACAAAAGGAAAAAAAGCGATGAAGGCTAGTCATAGTGGGATTATAGATTATTTTTCATCTTAG